The Chitinivibrionales bacterium genomic sequence CCGTAGGTCACAAAGGATGTGAAGATACGGTTCGAAAGTATGTTCGAGAACAAGGTGTCGAAAAAGAGTACGAGTGTTTGCATAAAGAAGCGGTTCAGTTATTTTTGTTTTGACTTAGATACCCCGTCAGCTCTGCTGCGGCGTAGTTCATTTGATGGGGAGATGGGGCGGCGAGATCATCAGTCAAGACCAGAAGGGAGATTAAATCTAAGACGGTAAGAACATTTTTTACACAATATTTCTGCAACTTTTCTCCGCGAAAACCCGTTTAATATCCTCTGAGCCCGTTTTGATCCAATAATGTCCTCGATTTTCTGGGACAGGATGTTTCCCAAAACCATATCTCCGTTTCTGTCAAGACAACAGGGCACCACCGTGCCGTCCGCAAGTATCGCAATCTGCTGCCTCAGGCCGAGGCAGAACCCGGTTTCACCGAAATCAGGGCCGCTGAGGTCCGGCCATTCAAAGCGTTTTGTCTTGTTGATGAAAATATTTTTTCCAAGATTGACTCCCGAAGACGTTTGTAATCTTTCCATGAGAGAATAGGACAAATCAAATTCATCTTGAACATGCCTGATCATCGCCGCGCCGACGGCGCCTCCGGCATCCGCGTCGGTGTCCCAGAGCCTGAGGCAAATGATATGACTTTGAGAAGCCTTCTTGGCGAAATCAATAATTTGACCGAGATAATTATTGACAGACGCTACTTTGCCGGCATCCACAAACGAATGCAGCGAAAACGTCACCTGCCGCAATGCGGGTTTCCCGACGATAAGATAGCCTTTTTCCGAAATAAGCGTTCCATTGGTGACCAAATTGACCAGTTTCTTATGCTTCTGCGCAATGTCAAGAAAGGCGGCGATTTCCGGGTGCAGCAGCGGTTCGCCGAGCACGTG encodes the following:
- a CDS encoding SPASM domain-containing protein → MPSVRQDWRPSPERGAARPSPKAYGGRGSPRACPRPEGRPTPSRRAAVNRFYATGERPDLFFFNIMKPFKRTYIEITNTCNLSCEFCPGTSRTTQFMKPETFEKILVNLGQYSTHLYFHVLGEPLLHPEIAAFLDIAQKHKKLVNLVTNGTLISEKGYLIVGKPALRQVTFSLHSFVDAGKVASVNNYLGQIIDFAKKASQSHIICLRLWDTDADAGGAVGAAMIRHVQDEFDLSYSLMERLQTSSGVNLGKNIFINKTKRFEWPDLSGPDFGETGFCLGLRQQIAILADGTVVPCCLDRNGDMVLGNILSQKIEDIIGSKRAQRILNGFSRRKVAEILCKKCSYRLRFNLPSGLD